The following proteins come from a genomic window of Oncorhynchus mykiss isolate Arlee chromosome 19, USDA_OmykA_1.1, whole genome shotgun sequence:
- the LOC110534579 gene encoding E3 ubiquitin/ISG15 ligase TRIM25 isoform X2, with protein sequence MALSGPGGFLSEDQFICSICLDVFTNPVSTPCGHSYCLDCISTYWDGGGKTCVCPLCKESFRKRPELHINRTLKEITEQFKKMADGLDRGAMVFEGGIESQGWGGGGNEGVSYGVERPPVPPRPPGMGVMPGDLLLEMKTRFQRPSNSRTPPPVLHPHPPSPFSSNTTTLSPPAPPVVPRRYTLSGPADSFTDAPLCPEHQRGLEFFCRTDQTCGCAVCMEGEHHGHQVIPAKREWLIKKSQLEITEAELRDMITQREKKVEDIRTSLENIQVCAEHETAGSMHMFSALVSSVERSQAELLEVIEMSQRAAQHRGQTLIRDLEQEISELRKRSATLTQLAQSDDYVLFFKTFSTPPQTRDWSDAVVTSDLTSGAVLLTVNQMVERFREELKRLPEICLRPQPQTDQSVGRNIPSLRPQPQPDQSVGRCSPSLLSQPNYAVGRNSPNLPSQPDQSLGRSSPSLRSPPPPEHSVGRDSPGLHSPPPPEHSVGRDSPGLRSPPPPEHSVGSPDWLSQPQPDQSVGRNPKPKVRRVQEYAVDITLDPLTAHPRLLISDDGKQVRCWDRYQPVADGPERFDRVVCVLGRQAFSSGRHYWEVEVGGKTDWDLGVASHSINRKGKIIVSPAHGYWFLSLRDKNDYAFRTEPSTALGLNHKPNRIGIYVDCDKGQVSFYNVDAKMLIYTFTDSFSDVIHPFFSPCTNKSGRNEAPLIICPVSMPLVD encoded by the exons ATGGCTCTCTCCGGACCGGGTGGCTTCCTCTCTGAGGATCAGTTCATCTGTTCTATCTGCCTGGATGTGTTCACCAACCCAGTCTCCACACCCTGTGGTCACAGCTACTGTCTGGACTGCATCTCCACCTACTGGGATG gaggagggaagacgTGTGTGTGCCCGCTGTGTAAGGAGAGCTTCAGGAAGAGGCCGGAACTTCACATCAACCGCACCCTGAAGGAGATCACCGAGCAGTTTAAGAAGATGGCAGACGGATTGGACCGGGGGGCCATGGTGTTTGAAGGAGGGATTGAGAGTCAAGGTTGGGGTGGCGGTGGAAATGAGGGGGTGTCATACGGGGTTGAGCGTCCTCCGGTCCCTCCAAGACCCCCAGGGATGGGTGTGATGCCTGGGGATTTGTTGTTGGAGATGAAGACCAGGTTCCAACGACCTTCGAACTCCAGAACCCCTCCGCCCGTCCTCCACCCCCACCCGCCCTCACCCTTCtcctccaacaccaccaccctctcGCCCCCCGCCCCTCCTGTTGTCCCACGCAGATACACCCTGAGCGGGCCGGCTGATTCCTTCACAGACGCGCCTCTCTGTCCTGAACACCAGAGGGGGCTGGAGTTCTTCTGCCGGACAGACCAGACGTGTGGGTGTGCAGTGTGCATGGAGGGAGAGCACCATGGACACCAGGTTATACCAGCCAAGAGAGAGTGGCTCATTAAGAAg TCTCAGTTGGAAATCACAGAGGCAGAGCTGAGGGACATGATCACACAGAGAGAAAAGAAGGTGGAGGACATCAGGACATCACTGGAGAACATACAG gtgTGTGCGGAGCATGAGACAGCAGGCAGCATGCATATGTTCTCTGCCCTGGTGAGCTCTGTGGAGAGGAGCCAGGCAGAGCTGTTGGAGGTGATAGAGATGTCACAGCGGGCTGCACAGCACCGAGGACAGACCCTCATCAGAGACCTAGAGCAG GAGATCTCTGAGCTGAGGAAGAGAAGCGCTACCCTCACCCAGCTAGCCCAGTCTGACGACTACGTACTTTTCTTCAAG ACATTCTCCACGCCGCCTCAGACCAGGGATTGGTCGGATGCTgttgtgacctctgacctcaccTCAGGGGCGGTGCTTCTGACTGTCAATCAAATGGTGGAGCGGTTTCGGGAGGAGCTCAAGAGACTGCCGGAGATCT GTCTGCGTCCTCAACCTCAAACAGACCAATCCGTGGGGAGAAATATTCCAA GTCTGCGTCCTCAACCTCAACCAGACCAATCTGTGGGAAGATGTAGTCCAA GTTTGCTTTCTCAACCAAACTATGCTGTCGGAAGAAATAGTCCAA ATTTACCTTCTCAACCAGACCAGTCCCTGGGAAGAAGTAGTCCAA GTTTGCGTTCTCCACCTCCACCAGAACACTCTGTAGGAAGAGATAGTCCAGGTTTGCATTCTCCACCTCCACCAGAACACTCTGTAGGAAGAGATAGTCCAGGTTTGcgttctccacctcctccagaaCACTCTGTAGGAAGTCCAG ATTGGCTTTCTCAACCTCAACCAGACCAGTCAGTGGGAAGAAATCCAAAACCAA aggtgaGGAGAGTGCAGGAATATGCAG tggACATCACCCTGGACCCCCTCACCGCCCACCCACGCCTGCTCATCTCCGACGACGGCAAGCAGGTGCGCTGCTGGGACCGCTACCAGCCCGTGGCGGACGGCCCCGAGCGCTTTGACCGTGTAGTCTGCGTCCTCGGGCGCCAGGCCTTCTCTTCGGGACGCCATTACTGGGAG GTGGAGGTGGGTGGGAAGACGGACTGGGACCTGGGCGTGGCTAGCCACTCCATCAACAGGAAAGGGAAGATCATAGTAAGCCCCGCCCACGGCTACTGGTTCCTGAGTCTCCGGGATAAGAACGACTACGCGTTCCGAACGGAACCATCGACAGCGCTGGGCCTCAACCACAAACCCAACCGTATAGGGATCTACGTAGACTGTGATAAGGGACAGGTGTCCTTCTATAACGTGGACGCTAAGATGCTCATCTATACATTCACCGACAGCTTCTCGGATGTCATTCATCCCTTCTTCAGCCCTTGCACCAATAAGTCTGGCAGGAACGAGGCGCCGCTCATCATTTGTCCTGTCTCGATGCCTCTGGTGGACTGA
- the LOC110534579 gene encoding E3 ubiquitin/ISG15 ligase TRIM25 isoform X1 has translation MALSGPGGFLSEDQFICSICLDVFTNPVSTPCGHSYCLDCISTYWDGGGGKTCVCPLCKESFRKRPELHINRTLKEITEQFKKMADGLDRGAMVFEGGIESQGWGGGGNEGVSYGVERPPVPPRPPGMGVMPGDLLLEMKTRFQRPSNSRTPPPVLHPHPPSPFSSNTTTLSPPAPPVVPRRYTLSGPADSFTDAPLCPEHQRGLEFFCRTDQTCGCAVCMEGEHHGHQVIPAKREWLIKKSQLEITEAELRDMITQREKKVEDIRTSLENIQVCAEHETAGSMHMFSALVSSVERSQAELLEVIEMSQRAAQHRGQTLIRDLEQEISELRKRSATLTQLAQSDDYVLFFKTFSTPPQTRDWSDAVVTSDLTSGAVLLTVNQMVERFREELKRLPEICLRPQPQTDQSVGRNIPSLRPQPQPDQSVGRCSPSLLSQPNYAVGRNSPNLPSQPDQSLGRSSPSLRSPPPPEHSVGRDSPGLHSPPPPEHSVGRDSPGLRSPPPPEHSVGSPDWLSQPQPDQSVGRNPKPKVRRVQEYAVDITLDPLTAHPRLLISDDGKQVRCWDRYQPVADGPERFDRVVCVLGRQAFSSGRHYWEVEVGGKTDWDLGVASHSINRKGKIIVSPAHGYWFLSLRDKNDYAFRTEPSTALGLNHKPNRIGIYVDCDKGQVSFYNVDAKMLIYTFTDSFSDVIHPFFSPCTNKSGRNEAPLIICPVSMPLVD, from the exons ATGGCTCTCTCCGGACCGGGTGGCTTCCTCTCTGAGGATCAGTTCATCTGTTCTATCTGCCTGGATGTGTTCACCAACCCAGTCTCCACACCCTGTGGTCACAGCTACTGTCTGGACTGCATCTCCACCTACTGGGATG gaggaggagggaagacgTGTGTGTGCCCGCTGTGTAAGGAGAGCTTCAGGAAGAGGCCGGAACTTCACATCAACCGCACCCTGAAGGAGATCACCGAGCAGTTTAAGAAGATGGCAGACGGATTGGACCGGGGGGCCATGGTGTTTGAAGGAGGGATTGAGAGTCAAGGTTGGGGTGGCGGTGGAAATGAGGGGGTGTCATACGGGGTTGAGCGTCCTCCGGTCCCTCCAAGACCCCCAGGGATGGGTGTGATGCCTGGGGATTTGTTGTTGGAGATGAAGACCAGGTTCCAACGACCTTCGAACTCCAGAACCCCTCCGCCCGTCCTCCACCCCCACCCGCCCTCACCCTTCtcctccaacaccaccaccctctcGCCCCCCGCCCCTCCTGTTGTCCCACGCAGATACACCCTGAGCGGGCCGGCTGATTCCTTCACAGACGCGCCTCTCTGTCCTGAACACCAGAGGGGGCTGGAGTTCTTCTGCCGGACAGACCAGACGTGTGGGTGTGCAGTGTGCATGGAGGGAGAGCACCATGGACACCAGGTTATACCAGCCAAGAGAGAGTGGCTCATTAAGAAg TCTCAGTTGGAAATCACAGAGGCAGAGCTGAGGGACATGATCACACAGAGAGAAAAGAAGGTGGAGGACATCAGGACATCACTGGAGAACATACAG gtgTGTGCGGAGCATGAGACAGCAGGCAGCATGCATATGTTCTCTGCCCTGGTGAGCTCTGTGGAGAGGAGCCAGGCAGAGCTGTTGGAGGTGATAGAGATGTCACAGCGGGCTGCACAGCACCGAGGACAGACCCTCATCAGAGACCTAGAGCAG GAGATCTCTGAGCTGAGGAAGAGAAGCGCTACCCTCACCCAGCTAGCCCAGTCTGACGACTACGTACTTTTCTTCAAG ACATTCTCCACGCCGCCTCAGACCAGGGATTGGTCGGATGCTgttgtgacctctgacctcaccTCAGGGGCGGTGCTTCTGACTGTCAATCAAATGGTGGAGCGGTTTCGGGAGGAGCTCAAGAGACTGCCGGAGATCT GTCTGCGTCCTCAACCTCAAACAGACCAATCCGTGGGGAGAAATATTCCAA GTCTGCGTCCTCAACCTCAACCAGACCAATCTGTGGGAAGATGTAGTCCAA GTTTGCTTTCTCAACCAAACTATGCTGTCGGAAGAAATAGTCCAA ATTTACCTTCTCAACCAGACCAGTCCCTGGGAAGAAGTAGTCCAA GTTTGCGTTCTCCACCTCCACCAGAACACTCTGTAGGAAGAGATAGTCCAGGTTTGCATTCTCCACCTCCACCAGAACACTCTGTAGGAAGAGATAGTCCAGGTTTGcgttctccacctcctccagaaCACTCTGTAGGAAGTCCAG ATTGGCTTTCTCAACCTCAACCAGACCAGTCAGTGGGAAGAAATCCAAAACCAA aggtgaGGAGAGTGCAGGAATATGCAG tggACATCACCCTGGACCCCCTCACCGCCCACCCACGCCTGCTCATCTCCGACGACGGCAAGCAGGTGCGCTGCTGGGACCGCTACCAGCCCGTGGCGGACGGCCCCGAGCGCTTTGACCGTGTAGTCTGCGTCCTCGGGCGCCAGGCCTTCTCTTCGGGACGCCATTACTGGGAG GTGGAGGTGGGTGGGAAGACGGACTGGGACCTGGGCGTGGCTAGCCACTCCATCAACAGGAAAGGGAAGATCATAGTAAGCCCCGCCCACGGCTACTGGTTCCTGAGTCTCCGGGATAAGAACGACTACGCGTTCCGAACGGAACCATCGACAGCGCTGGGCCTCAACCACAAACCCAACCGTATAGGGATCTACGTAGACTGTGATAAGGGACAGGTGTCCTTCTATAACGTGGACGCTAAGATGCTCATCTATACATTCACCGACAGCTTCTCGGATGTCATTCATCCCTTCTTCAGCCCTTGCACCAATAAGTCTGGCAGGAACGAGGCGCCGCTCATCATTTGTCCTGTCTCGATGCCTCTGGTGGACTGA
- the LOC110534579 gene encoding E3 ubiquitin/ISG15 ligase TRIM25 isoform X3, with amino-acid sequence MALSGPGGFLSEDQFICSICLDVFTNPVSTPCGHSYCLDCISTYWDGGGGKTCVCPLCKESFRKRPELHINRTLKEITEQFKKMADGLDRGAMVFEGGIESQGWGGGGNEGVSYGVERPPVPPRPPGMGVMPGDLLLEMKTRFQRPSNSRTPPPVLHPHPPSPFSSNTTTLSPPAPPVVPRRYTLSGPADSFTDAPLCPEHQRGLEFFCRTDQTCGCAVCMEGEHHGHQVIPAKREWLIKKSQLEITEAELRDMITQREKKVEDIRTSLENIQVCAEHETAGSMHMFSALVSSVERSQAELLEVIEMSQRAAQHRGQTLIRDLEQEISELRKRSATLTQLAQSDDYVLFFKTFSTPPQTRDWSDAVVTSDLTSGAVLLTVNQMVERFREELKRLPEICLRPQPQTDQSVGRNIPSLLSQPNYAVGRNSPNLPSQPDQSLGRSSPSLRSPPPPEHSVGRDSPGLHSPPPPEHSVGRDSPGLRSPPPPEHSVGSPDWLSQPQPDQSVGRNPKPKVRRVQEYAVDITLDPLTAHPRLLISDDGKQVRCWDRYQPVADGPERFDRVVCVLGRQAFSSGRHYWEVEVGGKTDWDLGVASHSINRKGKIIVSPAHGYWFLSLRDKNDYAFRTEPSTALGLNHKPNRIGIYVDCDKGQVSFYNVDAKMLIYTFTDSFSDVIHPFFSPCTNKSGRNEAPLIICPVSMPLVD; translated from the exons ATGGCTCTCTCCGGACCGGGTGGCTTCCTCTCTGAGGATCAGTTCATCTGTTCTATCTGCCTGGATGTGTTCACCAACCCAGTCTCCACACCCTGTGGTCACAGCTACTGTCTGGACTGCATCTCCACCTACTGGGATG gaggaggagggaagacgTGTGTGTGCCCGCTGTGTAAGGAGAGCTTCAGGAAGAGGCCGGAACTTCACATCAACCGCACCCTGAAGGAGATCACCGAGCAGTTTAAGAAGATGGCAGACGGATTGGACCGGGGGGCCATGGTGTTTGAAGGAGGGATTGAGAGTCAAGGTTGGGGTGGCGGTGGAAATGAGGGGGTGTCATACGGGGTTGAGCGTCCTCCGGTCCCTCCAAGACCCCCAGGGATGGGTGTGATGCCTGGGGATTTGTTGTTGGAGATGAAGACCAGGTTCCAACGACCTTCGAACTCCAGAACCCCTCCGCCCGTCCTCCACCCCCACCCGCCCTCACCCTTCtcctccaacaccaccaccctctcGCCCCCCGCCCCTCCTGTTGTCCCACGCAGATACACCCTGAGCGGGCCGGCTGATTCCTTCACAGACGCGCCTCTCTGTCCTGAACACCAGAGGGGGCTGGAGTTCTTCTGCCGGACAGACCAGACGTGTGGGTGTGCAGTGTGCATGGAGGGAGAGCACCATGGACACCAGGTTATACCAGCCAAGAGAGAGTGGCTCATTAAGAAg TCTCAGTTGGAAATCACAGAGGCAGAGCTGAGGGACATGATCACACAGAGAGAAAAGAAGGTGGAGGACATCAGGACATCACTGGAGAACATACAG gtgTGTGCGGAGCATGAGACAGCAGGCAGCATGCATATGTTCTCTGCCCTGGTGAGCTCTGTGGAGAGGAGCCAGGCAGAGCTGTTGGAGGTGATAGAGATGTCACAGCGGGCTGCACAGCACCGAGGACAGACCCTCATCAGAGACCTAGAGCAG GAGATCTCTGAGCTGAGGAAGAGAAGCGCTACCCTCACCCAGCTAGCCCAGTCTGACGACTACGTACTTTTCTTCAAG ACATTCTCCACGCCGCCTCAGACCAGGGATTGGTCGGATGCTgttgtgacctctgacctcaccTCAGGGGCGGTGCTTCTGACTGTCAATCAAATGGTGGAGCGGTTTCGGGAGGAGCTCAAGAGACTGCCGGAGATCT GTCTGCGTCCTCAACCTCAAACAGACCAATCCGTGGGGAGAAATATTCCAA GTTTGCTTTCTCAACCAAACTATGCTGTCGGAAGAAATAGTCCAA ATTTACCTTCTCAACCAGACCAGTCCCTGGGAAGAAGTAGTCCAA GTTTGCGTTCTCCACCTCCACCAGAACACTCTGTAGGAAGAGATAGTCCAGGTTTGCATTCTCCACCTCCACCAGAACACTCTGTAGGAAGAGATAGTCCAGGTTTGcgttctccacctcctccagaaCACTCTGTAGGAAGTCCAG ATTGGCTTTCTCAACCTCAACCAGACCAGTCAGTGGGAAGAAATCCAAAACCAA aggtgaGGAGAGTGCAGGAATATGCAG tggACATCACCCTGGACCCCCTCACCGCCCACCCACGCCTGCTCATCTCCGACGACGGCAAGCAGGTGCGCTGCTGGGACCGCTACCAGCCCGTGGCGGACGGCCCCGAGCGCTTTGACCGTGTAGTCTGCGTCCTCGGGCGCCAGGCCTTCTCTTCGGGACGCCATTACTGGGAG GTGGAGGTGGGTGGGAAGACGGACTGGGACCTGGGCGTGGCTAGCCACTCCATCAACAGGAAAGGGAAGATCATAGTAAGCCCCGCCCACGGCTACTGGTTCCTGAGTCTCCGGGATAAGAACGACTACGCGTTCCGAACGGAACCATCGACAGCGCTGGGCCTCAACCACAAACCCAACCGTATAGGGATCTACGTAGACTGTGATAAGGGACAGGTGTCCTTCTATAACGTGGACGCTAAGATGCTCATCTATACATTCACCGACAGCTTCTCGGATGTCATTCATCCCTTCTTCAGCCCTTGCACCAATAAGTCTGGCAGGAACGAGGCGCCGCTCATCATTTGTCCTGTCTCGATGCCTCTGGTGGACTGA
- the LOC110534579 gene encoding E3 ubiquitin-protein ligase TRIM21 isoform X5 produces MALSGPGGFLSEDQFICSICLDVFTNPVSTPCGHSYCLDCISTYWDGGGGKTCVCPLCKESFRKRPELHINRTLKEITEQFKKMADGLDRGAMVFEGGIESQGWGGGGNEGVSYGVERPPVPPRPPGMGVMPGDLLLEMKTRFQRPSNSRTPPPVLHPHPPSPFSSNTTTLSPPAPPVVPRRYTLSGPADSFTDAPLCPEHQRGLEFFCRTDQTCGCAVCMEGEHHGHQVIPAKREWLIKKSQLEITEAELRDMITQREKKVEDIRTSLENIQVCAEHETAGSMHMFSALVSSVERSQAELLEVIEMSQRAAQHRGQTLIRDLEQEISELRKRSATLTQLAQSDDYVLFFKTFSTPPQTRDWSDAVVTSDLTSGAVLLTVNQMVERFREELKRLPEICLRPQPQTDQSVGRNIPSLRPQPQPDQSVGRCSPSLLSQPNYAVGRNSPNLPSQPDQSLGRSSPNWLSQPQPDQSVGRNPKPKVRRVQEYAVDITLDPLTAHPRLLISDDGKQVRCWDRYQPVADGPERFDRVVCVLGRQAFSSGRHYWEVEVGGKTDWDLGVASHSINRKGKIIVSPAHGYWFLSLRDKNDYAFRTEPSTALGLNHKPNRIGIYVDCDKGQVSFYNVDAKMLIYTFTDSFSDVIHPFFSPCTNKSGRNEAPLIICPVSMPLVD; encoded by the exons ATGGCTCTCTCCGGACCGGGTGGCTTCCTCTCTGAGGATCAGTTCATCTGTTCTATCTGCCTGGATGTGTTCACCAACCCAGTCTCCACACCCTGTGGTCACAGCTACTGTCTGGACTGCATCTCCACCTACTGGGATG gaggaggagggaagacgTGTGTGTGCCCGCTGTGTAAGGAGAGCTTCAGGAAGAGGCCGGAACTTCACATCAACCGCACCCTGAAGGAGATCACCGAGCAGTTTAAGAAGATGGCAGACGGATTGGACCGGGGGGCCATGGTGTTTGAAGGAGGGATTGAGAGTCAAGGTTGGGGTGGCGGTGGAAATGAGGGGGTGTCATACGGGGTTGAGCGTCCTCCGGTCCCTCCAAGACCCCCAGGGATGGGTGTGATGCCTGGGGATTTGTTGTTGGAGATGAAGACCAGGTTCCAACGACCTTCGAACTCCAGAACCCCTCCGCCCGTCCTCCACCCCCACCCGCCCTCACCCTTCtcctccaacaccaccaccctctcGCCCCCCGCCCCTCCTGTTGTCCCACGCAGATACACCCTGAGCGGGCCGGCTGATTCCTTCACAGACGCGCCTCTCTGTCCTGAACACCAGAGGGGGCTGGAGTTCTTCTGCCGGACAGACCAGACGTGTGGGTGTGCAGTGTGCATGGAGGGAGAGCACCATGGACACCAGGTTATACCAGCCAAGAGAGAGTGGCTCATTAAGAAg TCTCAGTTGGAAATCACAGAGGCAGAGCTGAGGGACATGATCACACAGAGAGAAAAGAAGGTGGAGGACATCAGGACATCACTGGAGAACATACAG gtgTGTGCGGAGCATGAGACAGCAGGCAGCATGCATATGTTCTCTGCCCTGGTGAGCTCTGTGGAGAGGAGCCAGGCAGAGCTGTTGGAGGTGATAGAGATGTCACAGCGGGCTGCACAGCACCGAGGACAGACCCTCATCAGAGACCTAGAGCAG GAGATCTCTGAGCTGAGGAAGAGAAGCGCTACCCTCACCCAGCTAGCCCAGTCTGACGACTACGTACTTTTCTTCAAG ACATTCTCCACGCCGCCTCAGACCAGGGATTGGTCGGATGCTgttgtgacctctgacctcaccTCAGGGGCGGTGCTTCTGACTGTCAATCAAATGGTGGAGCGGTTTCGGGAGGAGCTCAAGAGACTGCCGGAGATCT GTCTGCGTCCTCAACCTCAAACAGACCAATCCGTGGGGAGAAATATTCCAA GTCTGCGTCCTCAACCTCAACCAGACCAATCTGTGGGAAGATGTAGTCCAA GTTTGCTTTCTCAACCAAACTATGCTGTCGGAAGAAATAGTCCAA ATTTACCTTCTCAACCAGACCAGTCCCTGGGAAGAAGTAGTCCAA ATTGGCTTTCTCAACCTCAACCAGACCAGTCAGTGGGAAGAAATCCAAAACCAA aggtgaGGAGAGTGCAGGAATATGCAG tggACATCACCCTGGACCCCCTCACCGCCCACCCACGCCTGCTCATCTCCGACGACGGCAAGCAGGTGCGCTGCTGGGACCGCTACCAGCCCGTGGCGGACGGCCCCGAGCGCTTTGACCGTGTAGTCTGCGTCCTCGGGCGCCAGGCCTTCTCTTCGGGACGCCATTACTGGGAG GTGGAGGTGGGTGGGAAGACGGACTGGGACCTGGGCGTGGCTAGCCACTCCATCAACAGGAAAGGGAAGATCATAGTAAGCCCCGCCCACGGCTACTGGTTCCTGAGTCTCCGGGATAAGAACGACTACGCGTTCCGAACGGAACCATCGACAGCGCTGGGCCTCAACCACAAACCCAACCGTATAGGGATCTACGTAGACTGTGATAAGGGACAGGTGTCCTTCTATAACGTGGACGCTAAGATGCTCATCTATACATTCACCGACAGCTTCTCGGATGTCATTCATCCCTTCTTCAGCCCTTGCACCAATAAGTCTGGCAGGAACGAGGCGCCGCTCATCATTTGTCCTGTCTCGATGCCTCTGGTGGACTGA
- the LOC110534579 gene encoding E3 ubiquitin/ISG15 ligase TRIM25 isoform X4 — protein sequence MALSGPGGFLSEDQFICSICLDVFTNPVSTPCGHSYCLDCISTYWDGGGGKTCVCPLCKESFRKRPELHINRTLKEITEQFKKMADGLDRGAMVFEGGIESQGWGGGGNEGVSYGVERPPVPPRPPGMGVMPGDLLLEMKTRFQRPSNSRTPPPVLHPHPPSPFSSNTTTLSPPAPPVVPRRYTLSGPADSFTDAPLCPEHQRGLEFFCRTDQTCGCAVCMEGEHHGHQVIPAKREWLIKKSQLEITEAELRDMITQREKKVEDIRTSLENIQVCAEHETAGSMHMFSALVSSVERSQAELLEVIEMSQRAAQHRGQTLIRDLEQEISELRKRSATLTQLAQSDDYVLFFKTFSTPPQTRDWSDAVVTSDLTSGAVLLTVNQMVERFREELKRLPEICLRPQPQTDQSVGRNIPSLRPQPQPDQSVGRCSPSLLSQPNYAVGRNSPNLPSQPDQSLGRSSPSLRSPPPPEHSVGRDSPDWLSQPQPDQSVGRNPKPKVRRVQEYAVDITLDPLTAHPRLLISDDGKQVRCWDRYQPVADGPERFDRVVCVLGRQAFSSGRHYWEVEVGGKTDWDLGVASHSINRKGKIIVSPAHGYWFLSLRDKNDYAFRTEPSTALGLNHKPNRIGIYVDCDKGQVSFYNVDAKMLIYTFTDSFSDVIHPFFSPCTNKSGRNEAPLIICPVSMPLVD from the exons ATGGCTCTCTCCGGACCGGGTGGCTTCCTCTCTGAGGATCAGTTCATCTGTTCTATCTGCCTGGATGTGTTCACCAACCCAGTCTCCACACCCTGTGGTCACAGCTACTGTCTGGACTGCATCTCCACCTACTGGGATG gaggaggagggaagacgTGTGTGTGCCCGCTGTGTAAGGAGAGCTTCAGGAAGAGGCCGGAACTTCACATCAACCGCACCCTGAAGGAGATCACCGAGCAGTTTAAGAAGATGGCAGACGGATTGGACCGGGGGGCCATGGTGTTTGAAGGAGGGATTGAGAGTCAAGGTTGGGGTGGCGGTGGAAATGAGGGGGTGTCATACGGGGTTGAGCGTCCTCCGGTCCCTCCAAGACCCCCAGGGATGGGTGTGATGCCTGGGGATTTGTTGTTGGAGATGAAGACCAGGTTCCAACGACCTTCGAACTCCAGAACCCCTCCGCCCGTCCTCCACCCCCACCCGCCCTCACCCTTCtcctccaacaccaccaccctctcGCCCCCCGCCCCTCCTGTTGTCCCACGCAGATACACCCTGAGCGGGCCGGCTGATTCCTTCACAGACGCGCCTCTCTGTCCTGAACACCAGAGGGGGCTGGAGTTCTTCTGCCGGACAGACCAGACGTGTGGGTGTGCAGTGTGCATGGAGGGAGAGCACCATGGACACCAGGTTATACCAGCCAAGAGAGAGTGGCTCATTAAGAAg TCTCAGTTGGAAATCACAGAGGCAGAGCTGAGGGACATGATCACACAGAGAGAAAAGAAGGTGGAGGACATCAGGACATCACTGGAGAACATACAG gtgTGTGCGGAGCATGAGACAGCAGGCAGCATGCATATGTTCTCTGCCCTGGTGAGCTCTGTGGAGAGGAGCCAGGCAGAGCTGTTGGAGGTGATAGAGATGTCACAGCGGGCTGCACAGCACCGAGGACAGACCCTCATCAGAGACCTAGAGCAG GAGATCTCTGAGCTGAGGAAGAGAAGCGCTACCCTCACCCAGCTAGCCCAGTCTGACGACTACGTACTTTTCTTCAAG ACATTCTCCACGCCGCCTCAGACCAGGGATTGGTCGGATGCTgttgtgacctctgacctcaccTCAGGGGCGGTGCTTCTGACTGTCAATCAAATGGTGGAGCGGTTTCGGGAGGAGCTCAAGAGACTGCCGGAGATCT GTCTGCGTCCTCAACCTCAAACAGACCAATCCGTGGGGAGAAATATTCCAA GTCTGCGTCCTCAACCTCAACCAGACCAATCTGTGGGAAGATGTAGTCCAA GTTTGCTTTCTCAACCAAACTATGCTGTCGGAAGAAATAGTCCAA ATTTACCTTCTCAACCAGACCAGTCCCTGGGAAGAAGTAGTCCAA GTTTGCGTTCTCCACCTCCACCAGAACACTCTGTAGGAAGAGATAGTCCAG ATTGGCTTTCTCAACCTCAACCAGACCAGTCAGTGGGAAGAAATCCAAAACCAA aggtgaGGAGAGTGCAGGAATATGCAG tggACATCACCCTGGACCCCCTCACCGCCCACCCACGCCTGCTCATCTCCGACGACGGCAAGCAGGTGCGCTGCTGGGACCGCTACCAGCCCGTGGCGGACGGCCCCGAGCGCTTTGACCGTGTAGTCTGCGTCCTCGGGCGCCAGGCCTTCTCTTCGGGACGCCATTACTGGGAG GTGGAGGTGGGTGGGAAGACGGACTGGGACCTGGGCGTGGCTAGCCACTCCATCAACAGGAAAGGGAAGATCATAGTAAGCCCCGCCCACGGCTACTGGTTCCTGAGTCTCCGGGATAAGAACGACTACGCGTTCCGAACGGAACCATCGACAGCGCTGGGCCTCAACCACAAACCCAACCGTATAGGGATCTACGTAGACTGTGATAAGGGACAGGTGTCCTTCTATAACGTGGACGCTAAGATGCTCATCTATACATTCACCGACAGCTTCTCGGATGTCATTCATCCCTTCTTCAGCCCTTGCACCAATAAGTCTGGCAGGAACGAGGCGCCGCTCATCATTTGTCCTGTCTCGATGCCTCTGGTGGACTGA